A region from the Vicia villosa cultivar HV-30 ecotype Madison, WI linkage group LG3, Vvil1.0, whole genome shotgun sequence genome encodes:
- the LOC131662634 gene encoding flavonoid 3'-monooxygenase-like, translating to MSLWLISLSTFILSILIYRFLKSTTKSSSSLPLPPGPKPWPIIGNMPHVGSAPHQSIAALAQIHGPLMHLKLGFVDVIVAASASVAEQFLKVHDANFSSRPPNAAAKNMVYNYQDLVFAPYGPRWRLLRKISSVHLFSNKVMAEFQHLREEETAKLTSKLASSYSDAKAVKLGQLLSVCTTNALARAMLGRRVFNDENGGNDPKANDFKDMILETMVLAGVFNISDFIPSLEWLDLQGVQAKMKILHKKFDAFLTNIIEEHETSNSKSEKHKDLLTTLLALRDEGDDEGNKLTNTEIKALLLNMFVAGTDTSSSTTEWAIAELIKNPKILAKVQQELDNVVGRDRNVKEEDIPNLPYLHAVIKETFRLHPSTPLSLPRIASESCEIFGYHIPKGATVLINVWAIARDPKQWNDPLVFNPERFLPGGDKCDVDIKGNDFEVIPFGAGRRICVGMSLGLRMVQLLTATLAHSFNWELENGLKPEKMNMDEGFGLTLQRAEPLLVHPKPRLSPHVYSSGF from the exons ATGTCTCTATGGCTCATTTCACTATCCACTTTCATATTATCTATCTTAATATACCGTTTTCTCAAATCCACAACAAAATCATCTTCTTCACTGCCACTTCCACCTGGACCAAAACCATGGCCTATAATAGGTAACATGCCTCACGTAGGCTCTGCCCCACACCAATCTATTGCTGCTTTGGCTCAAATTCATGGCCCTTTGATGCAcctcaaattagggtttgtcGATGTTATTGTGGCCGCTTCCGCCTCCGTGGCTGAGCAATTCTTAAAGGTTCATGATGCTAACTTTAGTAGCCGGCCACCTAATGCCGCAGCTAAGAATATGGTTTATAATTATCAAGACCTTGTCTTTGCTCCTTATGGCCCAAGGTGGAGATTGCTCCGAAAGATCTCTTCGGTTCATCTCTTTTCAAACAAAGTTATGGCCGAATTTCAACATTTACGTGAG GAAGAGACAGCAAAATTGACAAGCAAATTGGCAAGTAGTTATTCCGACGCAAAAGCTGTAAAATTGGGACAATTATTGAGTGTATGTACAACCAATGCACTTGCTAGGGCTATGTTAGGAAGAAGAGTGTTCAATGACGAGAATGGTGGTAATGATCCAAAAGCTAATGATTTCAAGGATATGATTCTTGAAACAATGGTGTTAGCTGGAGTTTTCAACATTAGTGATTTCATTCCTTCGTTGGAATGGTTAGACCTTCAAGGAGTTCAagcaaaaatgaaaatattacaCAAAAAATTTGATGCATTCTTAACAAACATTATTGAAGAACATGAGACTTCTAATTCTAAGAGTGAGAAACATAAGGATTTGTTGACTACTTTGTTGGCACTTAGAGATGAAGGAGATGATGAAGGAAATAAACTCACTAATACTGAGATCAAAGCTTTACTCTTG aACATGTTTGTAGCTGGAACAGACACATCATCAAGTACCACAGAATGGGCTATTGCAGAACTgataaaaaacccaaaaattttAGCCAAGGTCCAACAAGAATTGGACAATGTTGTGGGCCGAGACAGGAACGTGAAAGAAGAGGACATACCAAACTTACCTTACCTACATGCAGTCATAAAAGAAACATTTCGTTTGCATCCATCAACACCTCTTTCCCTTCCAAGAATTGCTTCAGAAAGTTGTGAGATTTTTGGATATCACATTCCGAAAGGTGCGACTGTTTTGATTAACGTATGGGCCATAGCCCGTGACCCAAAGCAATGGAATGACCCATTAGTATTCAACCCCGAAAGATTTTTACCAGGTGGTGACAAGTGTGATGTTGATATTAAGGGAAATGATTTTGAAGTTATACCTTTTGGCGCTGGACGTAGGATTTGTGTTGGGATGAGTCTTGGACTTCGTATGGTTCAACTTTTAACTGCTACGTTGGCCCATTCATTTAATTGGGAACTTGAAAATGGGCTCAAACCTGAAAAAATGAACATGGATGAGGGTTTTGGACTTACTCTTCAACGAGCTGAGCCATTATTAGTTCACCCTAAACCCAGGCTCTCGCCACACGTGTACTCGTCAGGTTTCTGA
- the LOC131659462 gene encoding uncharacterized protein LOC131659462: MNGLLTILLSDAEIKAAVFVFNRDSAPSPDSFLDIIKADVIAAVLEFFNSGWILPGYNANAIILIPKKQNTNSLDQFHLIALANFKFKIISKILVDRLSPLIPHLISLEQHGFIHGRHIKDIIGLASESINLLDSKFWCGCIVLKVDTTEAFDTLKWSFLLKVLYQIDFNSTFCNWIQSIL; encoded by the coding sequence ATGAATGGCCTGCTTACCATTCTTCTTTCTGATGCGGAGATTAAAGCAGCGGTTTTTGTTTTTAACAGGGACAGTGCCCCAAGTCCTGACAGTTTTTTGGATATTATCAAAGCCGATGTCATTGCCGCGGTGCTGGAGTTTTTCAATTCGGGTTGGATTTTACCGGGTTACAATGCCAATGCCATTATTCTCATTCCTAAAAAGCAAAATACCAATTCACTAGACCAGTTTCATCTGATTGCCTTGGCGAATTTCAAGTTTAAAATCATCTCTAAAATTCTTGTTGACAGGTTATCTCCCCTTATTCCGCACCTTATTTCTCTTGAGCAACATGGTTTTATTCACGGAAGACATATCAAGGATATTATAGGTCTTGCTTCGGAGTCTATCAATTTGCTTGACTCGAAGTTTTGGTGTGGTTGCATTGTTTTGAAAGTGGATACTACAGAAGCTTTTGATACCTTGAAGTGGTCTTTTCTTTTGAAAGTATTATATCAGATTGATTTTAATAGCACCTTCTGCAACTGGATTCAGAGCATCCTGTAA